The DNA segment TAACGTTACACCTTTGTGGGCGGCTTTACTGCGATTATCTGCGGCTGAGTTAATTTTGGTGGTAGGGATATGGTTGAGCCACAAACATCAAATGTCGTCCTATGCTTACAGAGAACCGTGGCGAATTATATTTATTAGTTGCTTCGCTTCTTTTTGCGGTACATATCTAGGAATTTGGCTACAACAGACAGCTATTAAACTCACAGATGCGGGAGTTGCTTCTACACTGATGCAGACTAGTCCACTATTTGTTATCCCCCTGTCCCTATTTCTAGGTGAAAAAGTGAGTTGGCGAGCGATCGCCGGGGTGATAATTGCGATCACCGGTATTGGATTATTGTTTTATCTCAAATAACTTCATCTACCATTGATTTGCGGCTGCCAAACTCTGATCGTTTTATCTTTAGCGCTACTTACTAGGATTTGCTTTGCAGGGTTGGCGGCGATCGCTAAAATCCAGTCTGTATGTCCAGATATGGTGTCAAGTAATTTTCCCGTTTGCATATCCCAGATTTTGAGCTTATTGTCAAGGCTGCCACTGACGAGGGTTTGTTCATCAATTCCCAAATTCAGAGTTACCACTCGTGAAGTATGCCCAAGCAAGGTATGTAGTAATTTACCTGTGGGCATTTGCCAAATCTTAATGCTTTTATCCCAACTACTGCTAGCCAGCATCTTACCATCACGGCTGAAGACCAACGCTCTTACTGTGTCCTGATGTTCGGTGATTGTGTGGAGGCATTCCCCTGTATATAAGTTCCAAATTTTGATCTTTTTATCAATGCCACCAGTAGCAAAAGTTTCCCCATCGGGACTCATCGCCACAGAGAAAATCCGACCTTGATGTCCCTTAATTGTGCGGAGTAGTTGTCCTGTGGGAAAGTTCCAAATTTGGATACTACCATTTTCGTGAGCAGTGACCAGTGTTTGTCCATCGCTGCTGATAGCCAGTGACCAAATACCACCAGCATGAGAACTCAGAGTTCTTTTTATCCTTAATCTCTGGAGATTCCAGATTTTAATTGTCTTGTCTGCACTCCCACTGATCAAAGTCTGGTCATCTGGGGTGAGAGCGATCGCCCGTACTGTATCGGTATGTCCTTGCAGTGTGGTTGTAACCTTTGCTGTTTCTAGATTCCAAACTTTAATAGTTTGATCTTCGCTAGCACTCACTAAAGTTTGTCCATCTTTGGTGAGTGCAACAGACCAAACCGAATCTGTATGACCAAATAATGTGTTAGTTAGGGTAGTACGTTTCTGGGCTAAAGTCGGATTTGGCTTGGGGATAGGTTCGGTAACTTTTTGGACAGTCGCAGCAAAAGGGGCGACTTTGAGAAAATAGTTCAAGGTGAGTAGAGAAGCAACGGCTGCTATTGTCCCCAGCATGAAAGTTAACTTTCCAGGGAAGGGGAAAACAGCTTTTTGGCTATACGTGAGATGAGTTTTAGCTACCAGCATCTGATCATCGTCTTCCGCTATCCTGAAAGCCAGAGGTAGTTCTTGCTGGATGATGGCTTGATTGGGGGTGGTAGGGGTGTCTAGTAAACGTATTTTCTGTTTACTAACGATCAGTAAATTTCCATCGGCTATGGAAGTATCTTTTATTTCATCCTGGGGCGCACAGACAAATAAATTGAGCAATTCTTCTTGCTTTAGGGCAATTTGGCTTTGCTCAATCACCTGTCTAGAAATTTTTACCCCAGCACGAGTAGGTTGGTAACTCCATAAGTTCTGAGTCACCAAGCTTTCTAAAGAAACTGGGAGATTTTGCCTGTCTATGATGGTTAGTGGCCCAGTACACAGACAAATAAAAATGTTTTCGAGTTGGCGGGGATGTAGTTTGCCTGCTAAATAGTAACAAAGAA comes from the Nostoc sp. PCC 7120 = FACHB-418 genome and includes:
- a CDS encoding WD40 repeat domain-containing protein; protein product: MTPLHLGQLVYTSFAIAGLRTVASKEVPPEIQQAFLEKVVYQYWDAYNPPSAGYRSAYLFQVTSEHNLFGWLYNDGLDDFGRSDVPYFLCYYLAGKLHPRQLENIFICLCTGPLTIIDRQNLPVSLESLVTQNLWSYQPTRAGVKISRQVIEQSQIALKQEELLNLFVCAPQDEIKDTSIADGNLLIVSKQKIRLLDTPTTPNQAIIQQELPLAFRIAEDDDQMLVAKTHLTYSQKAVFPFPGKLTFMLGTIAAVASLLTLNYFLKVAPFAATVQKVTEPIPKPNPTLAQKRTTLTNTLFGHTDSVWSVALTKDGQTLVSASEDQTIKVWNLETAKVTTTLQGHTDTVRAIALTPDDQTLISGSADKTIKIWNLQRLRIKRTLSSHAGGIWSLAISSDGQTLVTAHENGSIQIWNFPTGQLLRTIKGHQGRIFSVAMSPDGETFATGGIDKKIKIWNLYTGECLHTITEHQDTVRALVFSRDGKMLASSSWDKSIKIWQMPTGKLLHTLLGHTSRVVTLNLGIDEQTLVSGSLDNKLKIWDMQTGKLLDTISGHTDWILAIAANPAKQILVSSAKDKTIRVWQPQINGR